The genomic segment CGTTACAAGGGATAGGATTGTTAGATCTGAAGTGATGACATATTGTCATAATTAGGGTGGTACCGCGGATATTAAATCTTTCGTCCCTATAACCATAAGTTTTTTAACTTGTGATTATAGTGATGGAAGATTTTTTTATTTGCAAATATAAAGGAGGAATTAAAATGAAAAAATTAGTTAGTTTATTATCTTTAGTATTACTTGGAGGAAGTTTACTCTTTAGTGGTTGTGGCGAAACAAAAAGTGAAAATACTTATCATATTGGAATAAGTCAATTAGTGGAACATCCTGCTCTTGACGATGCAAGACGTGGTTTTGAAGATGGACTTAAAGAATTAGGTGTAGATGCAGAAATTGATTATCAAAATGCTACAGGTGAAATTCCAAATACTGTTAGTATTTCTGAAAAGTTTAAAAAGGATAATGTAGATTTAATTTATGCTATTGCTACCCCTGCTGCTCAATCTGCAAAACAAGTAACTAGTGATATTCCAGTTTTATTTAGTGCTGTTACTGATCCTGTAAAATC from the Senegalia massiliensis genome contains:
- a CDS encoding ABC transporter substrate-binding protein — translated: MKKLVSLLSLVLLGGSLLFSGCGETKSENTYHIGISQLVEHPALDDARRGFEDGLKELGVDAEIDYQNATGEIPNTVSISEKFKKDNVDLIYAIATPAAQSAKQVTSDIPVLFSAVTDPVKS